One window from the genome of Alnus glutinosa chromosome 13, dhAlnGlut1.1, whole genome shotgun sequence encodes:
- the LOC133854336 gene encoding F-box protein SKIP8: MDSTQYFLVAATVTALCFLLALHAVRSIAFSRAPKSEGGDFATSAAKRVCNCVCSCNGGFADGDMVVGAAAAAERVTGASMMEQLVPEITTHALSYLDYPSLCRLSMTNSLMRKAANDDNAWKALYHKDFTLEQDSVTPANGWKAYYAATRAIVNINAEFFNIIKERSIQAMSHFWRNADYVKCVHASGELFSGYNAVVQSWQLAFNWEHGVNFQVRDVRARVLTDMAWVTMKTFVDIDSGPFNVTNIYEFHNGRWYMVHHHSSVMLMDAEVEQQLVHA, translated from the exons ATGGACTCAACCCAATACTTCCTTGTAGCCGCGACAGTCACCGCGCTCTGTTTTCTACTCGCGCTCCACGCCGTCCGATCAATAGCCTTCTCCAGGGCCCCCAAATCGGAAGGGGGAGACTTCGCCACGTCGGCAGCGAAGAGGGTTTGTAATTGCGTTTGCTCGTGTAACGGTGGGTTTGCGGACGGGGATATGGTGGTTGGTGCGGCAGCGGCAGCGGAGCGGGTGACGGGCGCGTCGATGATGGAGCAGCTGGTGCCGGAGATTACTACGCACGCGCTCAGCTACTTGGACTATCCGAGCCTGTGCCGCTTGTCCATGACCAACTCGCTCATGCGCAAGGCTGCCAACGACGACAATGCGTGGAAAGCGCTCTATCACAAG GACTTCACATTGGAACAGGATAGTGTGACACCAGCCAATGGTTGGAAGGCTTACTATGCGGCTACAAGAGCCATTGTGAATATTAATGCTGAATTCTTTAACATCATCAAAGAAAGGTCTATTCAAGCAATGAGTCACTTTTGGCGCAATGCAGATTATGTAAAGTGTGTTCATGCCTCAGGAGAACTCTTTTCAGG GTATAATGCTGTAGTACAGAGTTGGCAGCTTGCATTTAATTGGGAGCATGGGGTCAACTTTCAAGTTCGAGATGTACGGGCTCGTGTTCTGACAGACATGGCTTGGGTTACCATGAAAACCTTTGTCGACATCGATTCGGGGCCATTCAACGTAACTAATATCTATGAGTTCCATAATGGGCGGTGGTATATGGTGCATCATCACAGCTCTGTCATGCTAATGGATGCGGAGGTGGAGCAACAACTTGTGCATGcataa
- the LOC133853764 gene encoding SUN domain-containing protein 5 has product MKKPRSVSLTTKGQNFDDNSKSNCSRDGGNNKRRSFYELSLSLIFSLWCFVFLFYFRLGLGHGNGGNSLPDNRSTPPSACNDELGDHAYSYITNGSNTYTNGILELNMSTGCNNPNVHHNFANSNKSRPEKNSVEVVWSVVGYAALACEVQPQEPQEDKTIQAEQLPSGRTPNPAYLNLDEFRNITRQEKSRATPSQLVNITHRLELDGTAYDYASASKGAKVVAHNKEAKGASNILGKDHDKYLRNPCSVGEKFVVIELAEETLVVTVKIANFEHYSSNFKEFALSGSLSYPTETWSPLGTFVAANVKHAQCFKLPEPKWVRYLKLNLLSHYGSEFYCTLSVVEVYGVDAMEQMLEDLIVTSAVPVPSKLPGPNSTAMPSLKQEVGPVDSKREGEVQNATETAAGVGVESGNDGQKLNVAATKSSAILNSIPDPVVEVRQQPSGRIPGDTVLKILMQKVRSLELNLSVLEEYVKELNQRQGDVLPELDKELVRILSLLEKSRGEIKDLLGWKESMEKGIANLQLWKALVSSQMEALVRENNMLRLDVEKVVSDQASLESKELAVLAVSLFSVCFAILKLVSAKIFTFFGAWQSDKICQTSRGWVLILVSSSMTIFITLIYS; this is encoded by the exons ATGAAGAAGCCTCGGAGCGTGTCCTTAACTACCAAAGGCCAAAACTTCGACGACAACAGCAAAAGCAACTGTAGCAGAGATGGCGGCAACAACAAGAGGAGGAGCTTCTATGAGCTTTCCTTGTCTTTGATCTTCTCACTTTGGTGCTTTGTCTTCTTGTTCTACTTCAGACTTGGTCTTGGCCATGGCAATGGAG GGAATTCACTTCCTGATAACAGAAGCACTCCTCCTAGTGCTTGCAATGATGAGCTTGGTGACCATGCATATTCATATATCACAAACGGAAGCAATACCTACACGAACGGGATTTTAGAGCTTAATATGTCAACTGGCTGTAACAATCCCAATGTTCATCACAACTTTGCAAATTCCAACAAATCACGTCCGGAGAAAAATAGTGTGGAAGTAGTTTGGAGTGTTGTAGGTTATGCTGCTTTAGCATGTGAAGTACAACCGCAAGAACCACAAGAAGACAAAACAATTCAAGCAGAACAACTTCCAAGTGGGAGGACTCCCAATCCCGCCTATCTCAATCTTGATGAGTTCCGAAACATAACAAGGCAAGAAAAAAGTAGAGCCACGCCAAGCCAGCTTGTTAACATCACCCACCGGCTTGAACTTGATGGAACAGCATACGACTATGCCTCTGCATCTAAGGGTGCAAAGGTGGTGGCTCATAATAAGGAAGCAAAAGGAGCTAGTAACATTTTGGGAAAGGATCATGACAAGTACTTGAGAAATCCTTGTTCTGTGGGGGAGAAGTTTGTGGTGATCGAGCTTGCAGAAGAGACTCTGGTTGTTACTGTCAAAATTGCAAACTTTGAACATTATTCTTCTAATTTCAAGGAGTTTGCATTGTCTGGCAGTTTAAGTTATCCAACAGAAACATGGTCCCCTTTGGGAACTTTTGTTGCTGCTAATGTCAAGCATGCACAGTGCTTTAAGCTGCCCGAACCTAAATGGGTACGATACTTGAAGTTAAATTTACTTAGTCATTATGGATCAGAGTTCTACTGCACATTGAGTGTTGTAGAGGTGTATGGTGTTGATGCAATGGAGCAGATGCTTGAAGATCTTATTGTGACTTCTGCAGTGCCTGTTCCCAGCAAATTGCCAGGTCCTAATTCAACTGCAATGCCTTCTTTAAAACAAGAAGTTGGTCCAGTTGACAGTAAAAGAGAGGGTGAAGTTCAAAATGCCACTGAGACTGCTGCTGGTGTAGGGGTAGAGAGTGGCAATGATGGACAAAAGCTCAATGTAGCCGCAACAAAATCTTCGGCAATTTTGAACAGCATTCCTGATCCTGTAGTAGAGGTTAGACAACAGCCAAGTGGTAGAATACCTGGTGACACTGTTCTGAAGATTTTGATGCAGAAGGTAAGGTCCCTAGAGTTGAACTTATCTGTTCTGGAGGAGTATGTCAAAGAATTGAACCAAAGACAAGGGGATGTTCTACCAGAGCTTGATAAGGAGCTAGTGAGAATATTGTCGCTTTTGGAGAAAAGTAGAGGAGAGATCAAAGATCTCTTGGGCTGGAAGGAGAGTATG GAAAAAGGAATTGCTAACCTTCAGTTATGGAAAGCCCTTGTCTCATCTCAAATGGAAGCATTGGTCAGAGAAAATAACATGCTAAG GTTAGATGTTGAAAAGGTTGTAAGCGATCAAGCTAGTTTGGAAAGTAAAGAGCTTGCTGTTCTAGCAGTCAGTCTATTCTCTGTGTGCTTTGCAATTCTCAAGCTAGTTTCagcaaaaattttcactttttttggaGCCTGGCAGTCTGATAAGATATGCCAGACAAGTAGAGGTTGGGTTTTGATTCTTGTTAGCAGTAGTATGACTATATTCATTACCTTGATCTATAGCTAG
- the LOC133854296 gene encoding probable inactive ATP-dependent zinc metalloprotease FTSHI 1, chloroplastic: protein MTSIDILSTPRVHLPKPYTHLGRSHPVLIHSRSLNFTRKNPIHSRLLLPSSFTVLCKLNSESSPQASGASETTKDDFVTRVLKDNPSQVETKYRIGNRFYTLKEKEDLGKNPDVGVIEFLAKRLNLMPKAERESGEGRNESGVGDKAVYLKDILREYRGKLYVPEQIFGPALSEEEEFDRNLEVLPRMSFEDFLKAMRSDKVKLLTSKEDTGMSYVNGHRDFIVELKEIAGDKSLHRTKWVMRLDENEGQALFEEYTGPQYEIERQSMSWVAKVPEYPHPVASSISSRMMVELGILTVVIATAAVVVGGFLASAVFAVTSFIFVATAYVVWPIVKPFLKLFFGLILGILERVWDNVVDLYSDGGIFSKFSEFYTFGGVSASLEMLKPIVFVLLIMVLLVRFTLSRRPKNFRKWDLWQGIDFSRSKAEARVDGSTGVKFSDVAGIDEAVEELQELVRYLKNPELFDKMGIKPPHGVLLEGPPGCGKTLVAKAIAGEAGVPFYQMAGSEFVEVLVGVGSARIRDLFMRAKVNKPSVIFVDEIDALATRRQGIFKESTDHLYNAATQERETTLNQLLIELDGFDTGKGVIFLAATNRRDLLDPALLRPGRFDRKIRIRPPSAKGRSDILKIHASKVKMSQSVDLSVYAQNLPGWTGAKLAQLVQEAALVAVRKGHQSILQSDMDDAVDRLTVGPKRVGIELGHQGQCRRATTEVGVAMTSHLLRRHENAKVECCDRISIVPRSQTLSQLVFNRLDDEAYMFERRPQLLHRLQVLLGGRAAEEVIYGRDTSRASVDYLADASWLARKILTIWNLENPMVIHGEPPPWRKKAKFVGPRLDFEGSLYDDYGLIEPPVNFNLDDQIAQRTEELIQNMYERTVSLLRRHHAALLKAVKVLLNQKEISGEELDFILNNYPPQTPITHLLEEENPGSLPFVKQEIEHDLEYALLTPSKGEA, encoded by the exons ATGACCTCCATTGACATTCTTTCAACCCCTAGGGTTCACCTCCCCAAACCCTACACCCACCTCGGAAGATCACACCCAGTTCTTATTCACTCCAGAAGCTTGAATTTCACTCGGAAAAACCCAATTCATTCGCGTTTATTGCTTCCTAGTTCATTCACAGTCTTGTGCAAGTTGAATTCAGAGTCCTCACCACAGGCCAGTGGGGCCAGCGAAACCACCAAAGACGATTTTGTGACCCGGGTTTTGAAGGACAACCCAAGCCAGGTCGAAACCAAGTACCGAATTGGCAACAGGTTTTAcactttgaaagaaaaagaggattTGGGCAAGAATCCTGATGTGGGTGTCATCGAATTCTTGGCGAAAAGGTTGAATTTAATGCCGAAGgcggagagagagagcggaGAGGGTCGAAATGAGAGTGGAGTAGGGGATAAGGCTGTGTATTTGAAGGATATTTTGAGGGAGTATAGAGGGAAGCTCTATGTGCCCGAGCAGATTTTCGGGCCGGCATTGTCGGAGGAGGAGGAGTTTGATAGGAACTTGGAGGTGTTGCCAAGAATGAGCTTTGAGGATTTTCTGAAAGCAATGAGGAGTGATAAAGTTAAGTTGTTGACTTCGAAGGAGGATACCGGCATGTCCTATGTTAATGGTCATAGGGATTTCATTGTGGAGTTGAAAGAAATAGCGGGTGACAAGAGCTTGCATAGAACCAAATG GGTTATGAGGCTGGATGAGAATGAAGGTCAAGCTCTTTTCGAGGAGTACACAGGTCCACAATATGAAATTGAGAGGCAGAGTATG TCTTGGGTGGCAAAAGTACCAGAGTACCCTCATCCGGTGGCATCTTCCATATCTAGCAGAATGATGGTGGAGCTTGGAATTTTGACAGTGGTGATAGCTACTGCAGCAGTTGTTGTTGGGGGGTTCCTGGCTTCTGCTGTATTTGCTGTTACCAGTTTCATCTTTGTGGCCACTGCATATGTTGTATGGCCTATAGTCAAACCATTTCTGAAGTTATTTTTTGGTCTCATACTTGGAATTTTAGAGAGAGTTTGGGATAATGTTGTTGATCTTTACAGTGATGGAGGGATTTTCTCTAAGTTCTCTGAATTTTACACTTTCGGCGGTGTGTCTGCCAGCCTTGAGATGTTAAAACCAATTGTGTTTGTCCTTTTGATTATGGTTCTTCTTGTCCGTTTTACACTTTCGAGAAGACCTAAGAACTTCAGGAAGTGG GATCTGTGGCAAGGGATTGATTTTTCACGATCTAAAGCTGAAGCTCGTGTTGAC GGTTCAACTGGAGTTAAGTTTAGTGATGTAGCAGGGATAGATGAGGCAGTGGAAGAACTCCAAGAG TTGGTGAGGTACTTGAAGAACCCAGAACTGTTTGATAAAATGGGGATAAAACCTCCGCATGGAGTTCTTTTAGAGGGTCCCCCTGGATGTGGCAAG ACGCTGGTTGCTAAGGCCATAGCTGGTGAAGCTGGTGTTCCATTTTACCAAATGGCTGGATCTGAATTCGTTGAAGTTTTAGTTGGTGTTGGTTCAGCTCGGATTAGGGATCTGTTTATGAGAGCCAAG GTAAACAAACCATCGGTCATATTCGTTGATGAAATTGACGCATTGGCAACTAG GCGTCAAGGAATTTTCAAGGAATCTACAGATCACCTGTATAATGCAGCCACTCAAGAGAGGGAAACTACATTGAACCAGCTCTTGATAGAGCTTGATGGTTTCGATACTGGTAAAGGTGTTATTTTTTTAGCTGCTACAAATCGTAGGGATTTGTTAGATCCTGCACTTCTTCGACCGGGTCGTTTCGATCGCAAG ATAAGAATTCGCCCTCCTAGTGCTAAAGGGAGATCGGATATTCTGAAAATTCATGCAAGCAAAGTGAAAATGTCACAGTCTGTTGATTTGTCCGTCTATGCTCAGAACCTTCCTG GATGGACGGGAGCAAAGTTGGCTCAACTGGTCCAAGAGGCTGCTCTTGTGGCAGTCAGGAAAGGGCATCAGTCAATTCTTCAGTCAGACATGGATGATGCAGTTGACAGACTTACAGTAGGACCCAAACGTGTTGGAATAGAATTGGGACATCAGGGACAATGCCGTAGGGCTACTACTGAAGTGGGAGTTGCAATGACATCTCATCTGCTCAGGCGACATGAGAATGCAAAAGTTGAATGCTGTGATCGCATTTCAATTGTCCCTCGTAGTCAG ACATTATCTCAACTTGTATTTAATCGACTTGATGATGAAGCATACATGTTTGAACGCCGGCCTCAACTGTTGCACCGCCTTCAG GTTTTACTTGGAGGGAGGGCTGCCGAGGAGGTTATTTATGGACGGGACACGTCAAGGGCATCGGTTGACTACCTTGCAGATGCATCTTGGCTTGCTCGTAAAATTTTAACCAT ATGGAATTTGGAGAACCCAATGGTCATACATGGAGAACCACCACCTTGGAGAAAGAAAGCTAAATTTGTGGGACCAAGGCTGGACTTTGAAGGATCGCTCTATGATGACTATGGTCTGATTGAACCCCCAGTCAACTTCAATTTAGATGATCAAATTGCACAGAGGACCGAAGAGCTGATACAGAACATGTATGAAAGGACGGTTTCTTTGCTTAGGAGGCACCATGCAGCTTTGCTCAAAGCTGTGAAG GTTCTTCTTAACCAGAAGGAAATCAGTGGGGAAGAACTTGACTTCATCTTGAACAATTACCCTCCACAAACACCTATAACTCATCTTTTGGAGGAGGAAAACCCTGGAAGCCTTCCGTTTGTCAAACAAGAAATAGAGCATGATTTGGAGTATGCCCTTCTAACCCCATCCAAAGGAGAAGCCTAG
- the LOC133854911 gene encoding E3 ubiquitin-protein ligase SINAT5-like isoform X1 — protein sequence MHGFFLVFCKYSYILMERDSFECLPSSDEIYEEEIHRHHQFSSSVKSRNNVVLPAVSPTTSVHELLECPVCTNSMYPPIYQCHNGHTLCSTCKTRVLNRCPTCRQELGDIRCLALEKVAESLELPCKYGFLGCTEMFPYYGKLKHESQCNFRPYNCPYAGSECPVVGDIPFLVAHLRDDHKVDMHTGCTFNHRYVKSNPREVENATWMLTVFNCFGHYFCLHLEAFLLDMAPVYMGFLRFMGDEIEAQNFSYSLEVGANGRKLIWEGTPRSIRDSHKEVRDSHDGLIIQRNIALFFSGGDRKELKLRVTGRIWKEQQNPDGGVCIPNICS from the exons ATGCATGGTTTTTTCTTAGTATTttgtaaatattcatatattttaatgGAAAGGGATAGCTTTGAATGCTTGCCATCTTCGGATGAGATCTATGAGGAAGAGATCCATCGCCATCATCAGTTCTCGTCCTCTGTGAAATCCCGGAACAATGTGGTCTTGCCTGCTGTTTCTCCAACCACCAGCGTCCATGAACTCCTGGAATGCCCTGTCTGTACCAACTCTATGTACCCTCCAATTTACCAG TGCCATAATGGACATACATTGTGTTCTACCTGTAAAACAAGGGTACTTAACCGGTGCCCCACTTGTAGACAAGAGCTTGGAGATATTAGGTGTCTGGCATTGGAGAAGGTCGCAGAGTCACTTGAACTGCCATGCAAGTATGGCTTCTTGGGATGCACAGAGATGTTCCCCTACTACGGCAAGCTTAAGCATGAGTCTCAATGTAACTTCAGACCATACAATTGCCCATATGCTGGATCTGAGTGTCCTGTTGTTGGAGATATCCCTTTCCTGGTAGCCCACCTGAGGGATGATCACAAGGTAGACATGCACACTGGCTGCACATTCAATCACCGCTATGTCAAGTCGAATCCCCGCGAGGTGGAGAATGCGACCTGGATGCTTACG GTTTTTAACTGTTTTGGCCACTACTTCTGCCTGCACCTGGAAGCCTTTCTGCTTGATATGGCCCCAGTTTACATGGGATTCCTTCGTTTCATGGGCGATGAGATTGAAGCTCAGAACTTCAGTTACAGCCTAGAGGTGGGGGCAAACGGCAGGAAACTGATATGGGAAGGCACACCACGGAGCATTCGTGATAGCCATAAGGAAGTTAGAGACAGCCATGATGGTCTAATAATTCAGCGTAACATTGCACTTTTTTTCTCCGGCGGAGACCGAAAGGAGCTAAAGCTTCGGGTTACAGGACGAATTTGGAAGGAACAGCAGAATCCAGATGGAGGGGTTTGCATTCCTAATATTTGCAGTTAA
- the LOC133854911 gene encoding E3 ubiquitin-protein ligase SINAT5-like isoform X2 yields the protein MWSCLLFLQPPASMNSWNALSVPTLCTLQFTRQELGDIRCLALEKVAESLELPCKYGFLGCTEMFPYYGKLKHESQCNFRPYNCPYAGSECPVVGDIPFLVAHLRDDHKVDMHTGCTFNHRYVKSNPREVENATWMLTVFNCFGHYFCLHLEAFLLDMAPVYMGFLRFMGDEIEAQNFSYSLEVGANGRKLIWEGTPRSIRDSHKEVRDSHDGLIIQRNIALFFSGGDRKELKLRVTGRIWKEQQNPDGGVCIPNICS from the exons ATGTGGTCTTGCCTGCTGTTTCTCCAACCACCAGCGTCCATGAACTCCTGGAATGCCCTGTCTGTACCAACTCTATGTACCCTCCAATTTACCAG ACAAGAGCTTGGAGATATTAGGTGTCTGGCATTGGAGAAGGTCGCAGAGTCACTTGAACTGCCATGCAAGTATGGCTTCTTGGGATGCACAGAGATGTTCCCCTACTACGGCAAGCTTAAGCATGAGTCTCAATGTAACTTCAGACCATACAATTGCCCATATGCTGGATCTGAGTGTCCTGTTGTTGGAGATATCCCTTTCCTGGTAGCCCACCTGAGGGATGATCACAAGGTAGACATGCACACTGGCTGCACATTCAATCACCGCTATGTCAAGTCGAATCCCCGCGAGGTGGAGAATGCGACCTGGATGCTTACG GTTTTTAACTGTTTTGGCCACTACTTCTGCCTGCACCTGGAAGCCTTTCTGCTTGATATGGCCCCAGTTTACATGGGATTCCTTCGTTTCATGGGCGATGAGATTGAAGCTCAGAACTTCAGTTACAGCCTAGAGGTGGGGGCAAACGGCAGGAAACTGATATGGGAAGGCACACCACGGAGCATTCGTGATAGCCATAAGGAAGTTAGAGACAGCCATGATGGTCTAATAATTCAGCGTAACATTGCACTTTTTTTCTCCGGCGGAGACCGAAAGGAGCTAAAGCTTCGGGTTACAGGACGAATTTGGAAGGAACAGCAGAATCCAGATGGAGGGGTTTGCATTCCTAATATTTGCAGTTAA